One Pyrenophora tritici-repentis strain M4 chromosome 5, whole genome shotgun sequence DNA window includes the following coding sequences:
- a CDS encoding DDE-3 multi-domain protein, with protein MPGTGHRLQPAVLQAILDRIAACESDRAISRATGASRNTVAKLRLSLEFWGVPYPPRCVRLGRPSILRQAQREGLQAYLNGSPGAYMDEMRDFLYDEYDVRISLASVYRELEKMRWSRKLATKRAKEQSEPLRRLYLARMAQHYKAEQIVALDESACNERTGDRKYGWSPIGEPVELSHSFRRSERWSLLPAMTIDGYISYKIFQGAITSEILEDFLEFQVLPFCNPHPGPASVIVLDNASIHRSERVRVLCQSAGVLLEYLPPYSPDFNPIEKSFKQLKGWMKRNSAQAENFIDFGVFLEYAAQLVCCNINCRSWFHRCGYPY; from the coding sequence atgccaggcaccggccaccgcttgcagcccgctgttctccaggctatcctcgaccgaattgctgcctgcgaaagtgatcgagccatctctagagctacaggtgcgagccgtaacacagtagcaaagctgaggttgagcttagagttttggggcgtgccttatccgccgcgctgcgttcgacttgggcggccatctatactccggcaagctcagcgcgaaggccttcaggcatacctcaatggctcaccgggcgcatacatggatgagatgagggacttcttgtacgacgagtacgacgttaggataagccttgcgagcgtttaccgagagctagagaagatgagatggtctcgcaagcttgcaacaaagcgggcaaaggagcagagtgagccactccgccgcctctatcttgccaggatggcgcaacactataaggcggagcagatcgttgcgttggacgagagcgcctgcaatgagcgtacgggcgaccgcaagtatggctggtctccaatcggggagccggtggagctatcacacagcttcaggcgatcagaacggtggtcgctgctgccagccatgacgatagatggctacataagctataagatctttcaaggcgcgattacatctgagatcctagaagacttcttagagtttcaagtgctgccgttctgcaatcctcacccagggccagcctcagtaatcgtgcttgataacgcctccatccatcgatcagagcgtgtacgggtgctttgccaaagtgctggagtactccttgagtatctgccgccatactcaccagatttcaaccccatcgagaagagctttaagcagctcaaggggtggatgaaaaggaattcagcgcaagcggagaacttcattgactttggggtctttcttgagtatgcagcgcagctggtgtgctgtaatattaactgcagaagctggttccataggtgtggctatccctattaa
- a CDS encoding BaeS, Signal transduction histidine kinase, whose product MTTDQYADIPHLSFLSKPTGDAAIDSDLQYIRNLNWADTAPGPISTWPRELLVLINLAMLSPQPQLFLLGPDAIILYNTAYGRLLRDCHPLYQGRPMSLNTALIAQKPAMERIMKRARDRSDLANEHDVLFFFPQDGRLEEFFLSATMVQLPLALDGFHATTYDGTNQVIQTRREQSMDHIRHACKHADDLPTFCASMLEGISRGDGDIAFAAIYYADSELVREKETDFICKEVSSREFLLAGTVGSFPTPLPARIHRGSDKTWVKALFKAVCTRSTEVLQPLPVEMSQASCNRCYGDNCLQAVILPSVLDRATSVHAVLIVGLAPRRPYDKSYQSWIRTLHRKLCNDVASITISEARILANANDNRRLAREKEVFAKEVQLKRQEAAWATGKIRRMLEIMEAASVGVFECALTGRITQSNDAFCNLSGCSKDLTIQYETRLIELCESEDEPILARHWQALLGGQPATMSLRFRPEGKESRWVQVACVPVFDNSSRVVSITGCATDIDAQKQVEHEAIVKRAVALKQLHLSEARLLNLIENAPLGILIFDKARRPSFVNKTWFQMTGHPSVPVKNVDIRSIIFPKDIPEFDKNLDDVWRTGESASFHIRLDRLWTGASDFSKQAWVQFTAFPEMLGSDSFQITTAMTDISDLKLSEALQRRRLEEAVEARRQQENFVDMTSHEIRNPLSAVMHCTESLAHSLSEMNILLYATSYRPTSDGDKTDITKRLHELNSNMVDAVETIMSCTMHQKRIIDDILSLSKLDSNLLEICPTVFQVKSFLARIESTFKLEAMQAGVALVTIPDPSLSRLGVDHIEADPGRIMQVLVNLVVNAIKFTKDGAGCKTVTVRIGASPRPPMDVFVDLTMVTQNPSRADEPTTAMKTTAETLYLWCSVKDTGCGMDAASMKRIFSRFTQASPKTYGKYGGSGLGLFISRKLAALQGGEIGFTSQESVGSTFAFYVKATRARPAEGLLPLIIPDGSAPVKGVLAQSPIVTSERPQHPQKDQLSILLVEDNLVNQRVLKKQLQRHGYHVYTADNGQDAFDFIKTTRHWKCVAKSLEPPPSIDIILMDIEMPIVDGLQCTNMIRAAQKDGSIDKHLHIVAVTANARPEQLKRAIEAGMDDSVSKPFRVKDLALVIERLSARR is encoded by the exons ATGACGACCGACCAGTATGCGGATATACCCcatctttcttttctttccAAACCAACTGGGGACGCAGCCATCGATTCCGACCTCCAATACATACGTAACTTGAACTGGGCGGATACTGCACCTGGACCTATCTCAACATGGCCTCGAGAATTGCTGGTGCTCATCAACCTTGCCATGCTCTCCCCGCAGCCCCAGCTATTCTTGCTTGGACCCGATGCGATCATTCTTTACAACACAGCTTACGGCCGGCTGCTCCGCGACTGTCATCCACTATACCAAGGAAGACCCATGAGCCTCAACACGGCATTGATTGCACAAAAGCCAGCAATGGAAAGAATAATGAAACGTGCAAGGGACAGATCGGATCTGGCCAATGAGCATGACGTCCTTTTCTTCTTTCCGCAAGACGGCCGTCTCGAAGAATTCTTTCTTTCAGCTACAATGGTTCAGTTACCACTGGCTTTAGATGGTTTTCATGCTACAACGTATGATGGGACCAATCAGGTCATTCAAACTCGTCGTGAACAATCTATGGATCACATCCGACATGCGTGTAAACATGCAGATGACCTACCCACCTTTTGTGCCTCAATGCTTGAAGGTATATCTAGAGGAGACGGAGACATTGCTTTTGCTGCAATTTACTATGCAGACTCAGAGTTGGTGCGTGAAAAAGAGACAGACTTCATCTGCAAGGAAGTGAGCTCTCGGGAATTCCTGCTTGCCGGGACTGTTGGCTCCTTCCCAACGCCACTTCCAGCCAGGATACATCGTGGCTCTGACAAAACATGGGTCAAGGCTCTTTTCAAAGCTGTCTGCACTCGCAGTACGGAGGTTCTTCAACCATTGCCAGTGGAAATGTCTCAAGCCTCCTGCAACCGATGCTATGGCGATAACTGCCTTCAGGCCGTTATATTACCCAGTGTTCTGGACAGAGCTACAAGCGTTCACGCCGTATTAATTGTCGGACTGGCACCACGAAGGCCTTATGATAAATCATATCAGTCATGGATACGAACGCTTCATCGCAAACTCTGCAACGACGTTGCATCGATTACTATATCCGAGGCAAGGATACTCGCAAACGCAAACGACAACAGAAGGCTCGCAAGAGAGAAGGAGGTTTTTGCAAAGGAAGTGCAGTTGAAGCGGCAGGAAGCAGCTTGGGCAACAGGAAAGATCAGGAGAATGTTGGAAATAATGGAAGCAGCTAG CGTGGGTGTTTTCGAGTGCGCTCTGACAGGACGAATCACTCAAAGCAAT GACGCGTTTTGCAATTTGAGTGGTTGCAGCAAGGATCTCACAATTCAGTACGAGACACGGCTTATCGAGCTATGCGAGTCAGAAGACGAGCCGATATTAGCACGACACTGGCAAGCATTACTCGGAGGTCAACCGGCAACAATGTCTTTACGATTTCGGCCTGAAGGCAAGGAAAGCAGATGGGTGCAGGTTGCCTGTGTTCCTGTATTCGACAATTCTTCCCGGGTTGTCAGTATCACGGGGTGCGCTACGGATATCGATGCACAGAAGCAGGTCGAGCATGAAGCCATCGTCAAGCGCGCCGTAGCCCTCAAGCAGCTTCACTTGAGCGAGGCTCGTCTTCTGAATCTCATCGAAAATGCGCCACTCGGGATTTTAATCTTCGACAAAGCCAGACGTCCTTCTTTTGTCAACAAAACCTGGTTTCAGATGACTGGACATCCATCAGTGCCGGTCAAGAATGTCGACATCCGCTCGATCATATTCCCAAAGGATATTCCCGAGTTTGACAAGAACTTGGACGATGTCTGGCGGACTGGAGAGTCAGCTAGCTTTCACATTAGGTTAGACCGGTTATGGACAGGAGCCTCTGACTTCTCAAAACAAGCCTGGGTGCAATTTACTGCCTTTCCGGAGATGTTGGGAAGTGATAGCTTTCAGATAACAACTGCGATGACGGACATCAGCGACTTGAAACTCTCTGAAGCTTTGCAACGCAGGAGGCTAGAAGAAGCCGTAGAAGCTAGAAGGCAACAAGAAAA TTTTGTAGACATGACGAGTCACGAG ATTCGCAATCCTCTCAGTGCAGTCATGCATTGCACAGAGTCATTAGCACATTCATTATCGGAAATGAATATACTACTCTATGCGACAAGCTACAGGCCTACGTCTGATGGTGACAAGACCGACATTACGAAGCGCCTCCACGAGCTCAACAGCAACATGGTTGACGCGGTTGAGACTATCATGTCCTGCACTATGCACCAGAAACGTATCATCGACGACATTCTTTCCCTTTCGAAGCTTGACTCCAACCTACTGGAGATTTGCCCTACCGTTTTCCAAGTAAAGAGTTTTCTTGCAAGGATTGAAAGCACATTCAAGCTTGAGGCCATGCAAGCTGGTGTGGCGCTTGTAACAATACCGGATCCCTCGCTGAGCCGGCTTGGAGTTGATCATATCGAGGCGGATCCTGGTCGGATCATGCAAGTGCTCGTCAATCTGGTTGTCAACGCCATCAAGTTTACCAAAGATGGAGCCGGATGCAAGACAGTCACTGTGCGTATAGGCGCATCACCCAGGCCTCCCATGGATGTCTTTGTGGACCTCACAATGGTAACTCAAAATCCTTCACGGGCAGATGAACCGACGACGGCGATGAAGACAACCGCAGAAACCCTCTATTTGTGGTGTAGTGTCAAGGACACAGGTTGTGGGATGGATGCTGCTTCCATGAAGCGCATCTTCTCTCGCTTCACACAAGCTTCCCCCAAGACATACGGCAAGTACGGCGGATCTGGGCTAGGCCTCTTCATTAGCAGAAAACTAGCAGCTTTACAGGGAGGAGAGATTGGGTTCACGTCTCAGGAAAGCGTGGGCTCCACATTTGCTTTCTACGTCAAAGCGACTAGAGCACGTCCAGCTGAAGGACTCTTACCTCTCATTATCCCCGATGGGTCAGCTCCAGTCAAAGGGGTACTGGCGCAGTCTCCCATTGTCACATCCGAACGTCCGCAACATCCACAGAAAGATCAGCTGAGCATTCTTCTCGTAGAAGACAACCTGGTCAACCAGCGAGTGTTGAAGAAACAATTGCAACGTCATGGTTACCACGTCTACACAGCAGACAACGGGCAAGATGCTTTCGATTTCATCAAAACCACAAGACATTGGAAATGCGTCGCCAAATCCTTGGAGCCTCCCCCATCTATTGATATCATCTTGATGGATATAGAGATGCCCATCGTAGACGGTCTCCAATGCACAAACATGATACGTGCTGCGCAGAAGGACGGATCCATCGATAAACACCTCCACATCGTCGCTGTCACCGCAAATGCAAGACCTGAGCAGCTGAAGCGCGCGATTGAGGCCGGAATGGATGACTCGGTATCGAAGCCCTTTCGAGTCAAAGATCTAGCACTTGTCATAGAACGGCTAAGTGCTCGACGATAG
- a CDS encoding SCP-1 multi-domain protein codes for MSFNLDALFQEPEDQTPVSVIDSTPRKDGAESEFVGGLWAVSDIDENAKAKGDEELRLRVMVAKLSMQCSMWKAQAEEQAKMLADLDRKTSKRGAANLSDDTVRRINRFESEVAHLRSENSQLKETLKTIEYENVKLENQNDGKGRKLKGANKKVKTAKEVAGKEEEKAKGAIGDKQRHLTSEHKMKKERDQTQAVLQEQKKLNGDLLAKLEVEQSGVPFMRDVAADPNNTVTVIPIQFDIRRTDVQPIMEELGWHQMNITKKFKEWYKENMKPKVEMRRVVGATYPENDKKKAKMYEDMVEMPDGYIETGAEHDGWRSKRSAEAVCRRADARHNGEA; via the coding sequence ATGAGCTTTAATCTCGATGCACTCTTTCAGGAGCCTGAGGACCAGACTCCGGTGTCTGTAATCGACAGTACTCCAAGGAAGGACGGTGCAGAATCCGAATTCGTAGGAGGACTATGGGCTGTCAGTGATATCGACGAGAATGCTAAAGCGAAGGGAGATGAAGAGCTTCGTCTGCGAGTCATGGTTGCAAAGCTGAGCATGCAATGCAGCATGTGGAAGGCGCAGGCTGAAGAACAAGCTAAGATGCTCGCTGATCTGGACCGGAAGACCTCCAAGCGTGGCGCTGCTAACCTTTCTGACGACACCGTCCGCCGTATCAATCGCTTTGAGAGTGAAGTTGCACACCTGCGATCTGAAAACAGCCAGCTCAAGGAGACACTCAAAACGATCGAGTATGAGAACGTCAAACTCGAGAACCAAAACGACGGAAAGGGCAGAAAGCTAAAGGGCGCGAACAAGAAGGTCAAGACCGCCAAGGAAGTTGCTGGAAAAGAGGAAGAAAAGGCAAAGGGTGCTATTGGAGACAAGCAGCGTCATCTTACATCTGAACACAAGATGAAGAAGGAGCGAGATCAGACCCAGGCGGTTCTCCAGGAACAGAAGAAGCTCAACGGAGATCTACTCGCAAAGCTCGAGGTTGAGCAGTCTGGCGTACCCTTCATGCGCGATGTCGCTGCTGATCCCAACAACACCGTCACCGTCATCCCAATCCAGTTTGACATTCGCCGCACCGATGTTCAGCCCATCATGGAAGAGTTGGGTTGGCACCAGATGAATATCACGAAGAAGTTCAAGGAGTGGTACAAGGAGAACATGAAGCCCAAGGTGGAGATGCGTAGGGTTGTTGGTGCCACCTACCCCGAGAACGACAAGAAGAAAGCAAAGATGTATGAGGATATGGTAGAGATGCCGGACGGCTATATCGAGACTGGGGCTGAGCATGACGGTTGGCGCTCGAAGCGCTCTGCGGAAGCGGTCTGTCGCCGTGCAGATGCTCGTCACAACGGCGAGGCTTAG
- a CDS encoding Thioredoxin domain-containing protein, giving the protein MPTEISAPLHLRTLLNAHTYLIADFYATWCPPCKQIAPIYNQLSTTHATPGAFAFVKINVDEQREIAGQYGVTAMPTFMLFKEGKKVDEVRGADVRALKEMVERAAGEVRARKEKVQEKKTVGDEGKEKKTAVEESKEKGEAEEKTVSGSYGMTGGNNWKMSLH; this is encoded by the coding sequence ATGCCGACAGAAATCTCCGCACCCCTCCACCTGCGCACCCTCCTAAACGCCCACACCTACCTCATCGCAGACTTCTACGCAACATGGTGTCCGCCCTGCAAGCAAATCGCACCCATCTACAACCAACTATCCACCACGCACGCCACGCCCGGCGCCTTTGCGTTTGTCAAGATCAACGTCGACGAACAGAGGGAGATTGCGGGGCAATATGGGGTCACGGCTATGCCGACATTTATGCTGTTCAAGGAGGGGAAGAAGGTGGACGAGGTTAGGGGTGCGGATGTGAGGGCTTTGAAAGAGATGGTGGAGAGGGCTGCGGGGGAGGTGAGGGCGAGGAAGGAGAAGGTGCAGGAGAAGAAGACGGTTGGTGACGAGGGCAAGGAGAAGAAAACGGCCGTGGAGGAGAGTAAAGAGAAGGGAGAAGCGGAGGAGAAGACGGTCAGTGGGAGTTATGGGATGACCGGGGGAAATAATTGGAAGATGTCGTTGCATTAG
- a CDS encoding Thioredoxin domain-containing protein encodes MLFRNLIPAAIALLPALAAASSVIDLEPSNFDKVVLKSGKPALVEFFAPWCGHCKNLAPVWEELATVFQHAGDKVTVAKVDADNHKSLGKRFGVSGFPTLKCQVVYLDDKTFKEKVGKDQNVLVAFTAPWCGHCKTLAPVWETLANDFVNEPSVLIAKVDAEAENAKALATEQGVSSYPTIKYFPKGSTEPLPYEGARDEKAFIDFLNTNAGTHRAVGGSLDATGGTIEAFNSIISKFQGKWADGATEAKTLAGTLQDKYAEYYVKVFNKIGANSGYAAKELKRLQGLIAKGNLAPEKMDDLVSRSNILSKFIADDSEEKNEL; translated from the exons ATGTTGTTCCGCAATTTGATACCCGCGGCCATTGCGCTGCTCCCCGCCCTTGCCGCGGCATCCTCCGTCATCGACCTCGAACCCTCCAACTTCGACAAAGTCGTCCTCAAGTCTGGCAAGCCCGCCCTTGTAGAGTTCTTTGCTCCATGGTGCGGCCACTGCAAGAACCTCGCTCCTGTTTGGGAAGAGCTCGCCACCGTCTTCCAGCACGCTGGAGACAAGGTCACCGTTGCTAAAGTCGATGCGGACAACCACAAGTCATTGGGCAAGCGGTTCGGTGTATCAGGCTTTCCTACCCTCAAGTG CCAGGTCGTATACCTCGATGACAAGACCTTCAAGGAGAAGGTTGGAAAGGACCAAAATGTGCTTGTTGCTTTCACCGCTCCGTGGTGCGGAC ACTGCAAGACCCTCGCCCCCGTCTGGGAAACCCTCGCCAACGACTTCGTCAACGAGCCCAGCGTTCTGATTGCCAAGGTTGATGCTGAAGCTGAGAACGCAAAGGCTCTTGCTACTGAGCAGGGCGTGTCTTCTTACCCCACAATCAAGTACTTCCCCAAGGGATCCACCGAGCCCCTCCCATATGAGGGCGCCCGCGACGAGAAGGCCTTTATCGATTTCCTCAACACAAACGCTGGTACACACCGTGCCGTTGGCGGCAGTCTCGATGCCACAGGTGGCACCATCGAGGCCTTCAACAGCATCATCTCAAAGTTCCAGGGCAAGTGGGCTGATGGTGCTACCGAGGCCAAGACTCTTGCCGGAACTCTGCAGGACAAGTACGCTGAGTACTACGTCAAGGTTTTCAACAAGATTGGCGCCAACTCGGGTTACGCTGCGAAGGAACTCAAGCGCCTTCAGGGTTTGATTGCCAAGGGTAACTTGGCACCCGAGAAGATGGACGATCTCGTCAGCAGGAGCAACATCTTGAGCAAGTTCATCGCAGATGATTCAGAGGAGAAGAACGAGCTGTAA
- a CDS encoding HSBP1 domain containing protein, with protein sequence MATPQPLADRAQSDTASVISNNAEGSGELTAVVDDLLNQLNTKFTTISSELLSKMDDMSRRLDNLEATMAGDGTKGSGSGK encoded by the exons ATGGCGACACCCCAACCACTTGCAGACCGCGCGCAAAGCGACACAGCG TCCGTCATTTCCAACAATGCCGAGGGTTCGGGTGAGCTCACAGCGGTCGTCGACGACCTCCTGAACCAACTGAACACCAAATTCACCACCATCAGCAGCGAACTCTTATCCAAGA TGGATGACATGTCGCGGCGACTTGACAATCTGGAAGCGACCATGGCCGGAGATGGCACCAAAGGTTCTGGTTCGGGAAAGTAA
- a CDS encoding rRNA processing protein Ebp2, translated as MVKSDEHMGKIKQKLIDAAAGKKAAAEARKQRDLKKFGKQVQVAKLQERAKEKRETIEKISTLKRKRQGADITATNEEDLFDVAATADDSKSDRRGRGSDGKAFNAKRQKKDQKYGFGGKKRFGKSNDAQSSADGRDFSSRKMKGKPTGGASKRPGKARRAKTH; from the exons ATGGTCAAGAGTGATGAGCACATGGGCAAGATCAAGCAGAAGCTCATCGATGCGGCAGCAGGCAAGAAGGCTGCTGCCGAGGCCAGGAAGCAGAGAGATCTGAAGAAATTTGGCAAGCAAGTCCAGGTCGCAAAGCTGCAAGAGCGTGCAAAGGAGAAGAGGGAAACCATCGAGAAAATCAGCACCCTGAAGCGCA AGCGACAGGGCGCAGATATCACAGCCACAAACGAGGAAGACCTCTTCGACGTTGCCGCCACCGCCGACGACTCCAAATCCGACCGCCGCGGCCGTGGTTCGGATGGCAAAGCATTCAACGCCAAGCGCCAGAAGAAGGACCAGAAGTACGGATTCGGTGGCAAGAAGCGCTTCGGAAAGAGCAACGATGCGCAATCCAGCGCCGACGGACGAGACTTTTCGTCACGGAAGATGAAGGGCAAGCCTACAGGCGGTGCGAGCAAAAGGCCTGGTAAGGCCAGGAGGGCGAAGACGCACTAG
- a CDS encoding HET domain protein, with amino-acid sequence MAASAGAASPNSASYRYEPLNATAQQIRLLRLRSVSDSPIHSCEISIFDLNEVPPYVALSYTWDDESAPKGLVSLKGCAIETGQTICDFFDDVQASDIDALDLWLWIDQLCIDQANVLEKNHQIPLMSTIYSRCQYVIAWLGTDYKGISDLVNRRYFTRLWIVQEVLLAPRVRIMCETTIFEKSDLTGILYIRGSSPALKLREGIPAAAILVLVGINHGTEDRGLGHYMSFYSSQECKDPRDKVYGLLGLVQGGHVPTVDYSKSLTEVFVDAVKALHDEYWMQSTGCSDGIAEFLLPTRKSAPDYMIIGGCMQVDGNALDCVEEHLEDLKRFPHDHVWFQWLLEELIYYALYDQRV; translated from the coding sequence ATGGCCGCCTCAGCTGGGGCAGCGTCTCCAAACTCAGCATCCTATCGATACGAGCCTCTGAACGCAACTGCGCAACAGATACGCCTACTCCGACTACGTAGTGTTTCAGATTCACCAATACATTCATGCGAAATCTCAATTTTCGATTTGAACGAAGTACCACCTTACGTCGCTCTATCCTACACGTGGGACGATGAATCGGCGCCCAAAGGCCTTGTATCTCTCAAAGGTTGCGCTATAGAGACGGGGCAGACCATATGCGACTTTTTCGATGACGTCCAAGCTAGCGACATTGATGCTCTTGATCTCTGGCTGTGGATCGACCAGCTTTGTATCGATCAAGCCAACGTACTCGAGAAGAACCATCAGATACCGCTTATGTCAACTATCTACTCGAGATGCCAGTATGTGATTGCTTGGCTGGGTACAGACTACAAAGGGATATCTGATTTGGTCAATCGCCGATACTTTACAAGGCTCTGGATTGTACAAGAGGTGTTGCTTGCTCCAAGGGTTCGCATAATGTGCGAAACTACAATATTTGAGAAGAGCGACCTCACAGGCATACTCTACATACGAGGCAGTAGTCCAGCGCTTAAATTGCGCGAAGGTATCCCGGCCGCCGCGATACTGGTTTTAGTGGGCATTAATCATGGGACGGAAGACCGAGGGCTGGGACACTACATGAGTTTCTATTCCTCACAAGAGTGCAAAGATCCACGGGACAAGGTTTACGGACTACTAGGACTGGTTCAAGGTGGTCATGTGCCAACGGTGGATTACTCCAAATCACTGACCGAGGTTTTCGTCGATGCGGTGAAAGCCCTGCACGATGAGTACTGGATGCAATCAACTGGGTGCAGCGATGGTATCGCGGAATTCCTCCTACCCACGAGAAAAAGCGCCCCTGATTACATGATCATAGGCGGCTGTATGCAGGTTGACGGGAATGCTCTTGACTGCGTAGAAGAACATCTCGAGGACCTGAAACGGTTTCCACACGATCATGTGTGGTTCCAATGGCTTTTGGAGGAACTTATATATTATGCCCTGTACGATCAGCGGGTGTGA